A window of Myxococcales bacterium contains these coding sequences:
- a CDS encoding chemotaxis protein CheW gives MTARNVGSDEGRDSEIPEWERLGRGASGHDVSDEEPEILRELLTFVLNDAPYAVPVDQVREIIRLREITPMPRVPDSVVGVVALRGEVVQVLDGRMRLGLALSPPTRRSRIIVLHGEDNGVTGVLVDAVDQVLRVSEDKISPASSSQSGAVVEFCKRGDEFVSIVDMAHVLDLDAS, from the coding sequence ATGACGGCTCGCAATGTCGGATCGGACGAAGGCCGTGACAGCGAGATCCCGGAGTGGGAGCGGTTGGGGCGCGGTGCCTCGGGACATGACGTTTCAGACGAGGAGCCGGAGATTCTCCGGGAGCTGTTGACCTTCGTGTTGAACGACGCGCCGTACGCGGTTCCCGTCGATCAGGTGCGTGAGATCATACGCTTACGAGAAATTACTCCCATGCCGCGCGTGCCCGACAGTGTCGTCGGCGTCGTGGCGTTGCGCGGGGAAGTCGTGCAGGTGCTGGACGGACGCATGCGACTGGGCCTCGCGCTCTCGCCACCGACGCGGCGCAGTCGAATCATTGTTCTGCACGGGGAAGACAACGGAGTTACCGGAGTTTTGGTGGACGCCGTAGACCAGGTCCTTCGGGTTTCCGAGGATAAAATCTCTCCCGCGAGCTCGAGCCAGAGTGGGGCGGTAGTCGAATTTTGCAAGCGCGGGGATGAGTTCGTGTCGATCGTCGACATGGCTCATGTATTGGATCTAG